The Rhododendron vialii isolate Sample 1 chromosome 1a, ASM3025357v1 region CCGGTCGCACCGGCACCCCACCACAACACGACGACGGCAACCCCCGCCCCCAGCCCCGTTGATGACGACGCTGACTACGACACGCCTACGCCTGAGGCGGCGCCTGCTCCAGCACCCGTGCTGAGCTCCCCATCGGAGTCTGTCGATGCCCCCACCGCCGATGATACACCAGCAACGACAACTCCTCCTCCAAGCTCTTCAGCAATCCACATCTCCTCAACCTACATCTTCACTGCCCTTATCGTGGTTCTAGTGTCATCATTTGCTTCTGCTGGTTTGTAAACAAAAGACCTGgaattcacacacacacacagagacttatatatatatacataacaAATATATGTCTACATTTATGTGAAGACTGGGAGGCAAAATGCTATATCTCATCAGTAGAAGAGTTACTCCCATTGCTGAAAATGtgatttgttttggtttagGAAGAAAGGCAAAATTTAAGGCCAGAGGAGAAGTATATACACtatttggactattttggtggCATACATATTTGTGATGTCCATAAAGCAAGTTAAAATTTAGTATTTGGGTACGCTATTGTGAttagtgatttattttttgagattttgagcCAATTCTTTTACATTTCATGTTCATCTCAACGAACGGAATTGTAGCGCCCCGGGAAATTCAACCTTAACACATGTGCAATAAGTGCATAAACATCGCGTGGAAAagtattgggttggagttgTTATGAATAAACCTCTCTAAATCTACATTTTGATTATAATATAGTACTCTGgtcctccaaaatgaagatttgaaggatgttgggttggagatgctcttagacaTGCCACAAAGTGTTGCGCTAATATGAAAGTGTTCAGATAGATATGTGTTTGAGACTTAGAAAGatagaaattaaaaacaaaatattcgcAGAATGGTAAGAGTAGCACCAATAACAAATAAGATGTGAGAATATATATTAAGATAGTTTAGCCGGTTCTATCATTGGTCGGTTGATGATGTAGTTGCGAGCAGGTTATGGCTACAGTAAATGACATCATTAAGGGGAACGAAAATTATAGATggagccaagtgatacgaaaaaaatttaaataaggacaaaaaataagccaaagtgacttatttgtccaaacaccccctaGTTCAATATGATTAATACTTTGTAGATATTGCGGATTACGATACCCTCGACAGAGCTccataaaaaatatgaattctTGTAACCAATTCTATTTAATTGGGATCTAAGGCTCGGTTTGGGATTTTGTTGCATTTGATAAGACTGTGTTTAGAATGTCCGAATTCAgcatttttgggaaaatgatagCCAATggcgtgttttgataattaatacctgctaaaggcattttcagcattaacaaatgttctcaatatgtctttgacgggtattaattatcaaaacacgtcctaggccgtcattttcctgGCTTTTTTTGAAGAACCTTTTTGTATGAGGCCAATTGGCCTGGGTGCCAGGATATTCGTCAAAGGGGAATACCAGACCAGCTTGTGATTCATTGGGCTCACAACCTCTGGGCTTAGAAATACAATTCAATCTTTTTAGTCTTGAAAGTTTTAACAGGCCTTGGCCCAGAAATTCCAATTGGTTAATCTATTCTCACTTTTACCCAGCCCAAATGAGAAAATATAACTAGATATACAAATCCATTTGTCTAGAggagaaaaatccaaatgtaatttttctttggtacaccaaaaataaacaagaagcTACACTCTCTGAAAGGCCACTTCCTTAACCAACTGGGGTTAGTTAGCTCGGTTAACCAGGACTCTGGTATTTCATTAGGAGATTAGGAGTTCGAATAACCCTATCTGCGTGTGCATGTTTTCTCCTTTCCTTATGAGTTTTTCCTTTCTCCATTCTTTCTTCGTTTATTCCCTATGATAGGATTATTTATGGTATATATCGGTTGATTCGTTGGACTTAGTTATCTTGTGAACTCTCACCATTGATGTAATTTTTCCGGGTAGGTCATATGTAAAGGATCCATTCTCtatgattgacaaaaaaaaaaaaaggccactTCCCTCATGCGTGCCTCTAGCAGTAGAATGATGTCCTTCGGTGGAATTATGTGCAGCACCATTTTATCCTTTTGATCAACTTCCATATTTGCAAGCCTATCCACAACTTTATTGTCCTCCCAAAATATGTGCTCCAAAGTACATCTAGTGATAGCCATAGTAGATAGTCCAATTTAAAATGTATATAAAGGATGGTAGTTTCAAAAATGGTAAATAGTCAAATTTGTGTAATTGGACGAAAACGGAAATTCACAACCGTAACAAATTCTCATtggtctttctttctttattaatttattttttttgttggtgtgCGTGTATCTCATTATGcttacaaattaacaaaagagCATGTCTAGTAGCAATTATTATAATTCCCAATTTTGTTCTGTGAGCGAGGAGAAATACAACTACTATAATGTAGTATGTTTTTACTATGCCACATTACACTAGGGGTAGACATCGTGTCGCGTCATCTCGTGTTCGTGTCGGAATTCTCTTAACTCTAATCCGGCCtgtttagctttttgtgttATCTTGTCgtgcctttttcttgttttgtgtaAGAAATAGTCGATCCTAACCCGCTAACTCCGTGTTGTGTCTTGTTGTGTCGAAAATTTCCACCCTTAATGACACATCAATCTTTCTCCACAAGTTATGCCATGAAATGACCTTTGCACTCTCTTTTTTCAAGCAACACTCTATCTTTCATCTTTATCTTTGCCGGTTTACCTAATTAGCCTTCCTTAcgaaaatgcaaaaagaaacgaaaatgcaaaaagaattgattaatttAAGGGAAAGTTTGTAATTGCATTATTTACTAGAAAAATAAGTTTATAATTGTGCATAATATAGACAAACAATAGCTAGCTAGGGTGtggtttagttttttgtttgtggaaattaggggtgttcaagaaaacctcccgaaccgtaaaaccggtctgatccggaccgaaccgtccAATTTGGTCCGGTTCTGTGGTTCTatggtcaggttatggttccaaaaaataagaaccgttaattttggttcggttactgatTCTCAGTTAATGAACCGTTGttagaaccgaaccggaccgtttaaaactaagataaatatagatatacTTATGTGtttgtaattaaatatgtactcaaatttggtaggttaatcttttccttgctaaatttaatttatttagagatgaaatttcatttattaggaaagcttttattttcttccttcctttcctattccacgaaattatctttctatttctttaattttatgagttcatattttgtaaataagtgtttgatgcttattggatagaaccggaaccgaaccaaaaccgaaccggtcttacggtttggttctggttaggttccatacatatattggttaggttctggttctcaattttctagaaccgtttgaaatggttcggttactggttttctagagaaccggaccaatccggaccgtgtacacccctagTGGAAATTGTAACCACGATCGACTATTTCATACTCTCTCAGCTGTCCCGATTTATTTGTTCACTTTTAGATTTTTTcatgtcccaaaatgtttgtctatTTGACTTTTTAATGAACTAAATGTCCTTTTTGCCCTTgcttttttcaaataaattaactttttaaaaaaattagaagggTAAATGTTGAAAAGTTAAATGTTTTTAGGTGTAATCATTATGTTCCCTAAAAAAGTTGGGTTcccaaaaatggacaaataaattgggacaaaTGGAGTAATGATTTGGGCTTGCCACCCAATGGTCATTCACCGGGCTACCAATAGTTACGGGTAggtctgtcaatggaccggatctaatccggatccgatccgaaaaatccgatccggatctgataaagtcgatccgataatccgaatccggtaattcaatacggatccggatcggatcggattaaatccgttatcaatccgaatccgaactttattttttaaattttttttaaaaaaatagtaaaattgttttttttaaaaaaatgtttaaaaagttgtatttttattttttaatttttttcggaaaatattttttttgaaaaaaaaaattgtatttttttgaaaaatatatatttttttttgctaaaatttttgaagtaaaaaatgtttccggatcggatccggatttttcggattcggatccggattaccactatcggatttggatcggattgggtcttatcggatccggatctgtccgattcggatcggatccggtccattgacaggcctagttaCGGGTTTAGAAAGTTTGAGCTTAAGCTGATAGACCAACATCGACACCCGTAATATTCTTGTAATTCACTAACCAACTAATGCTATCCATcaccaaaaacaacaaaagaccATGATTCCCACAAATTGTCAAGgctgcgttcttgtaaacttatttgtCCAGAACGTATCTCGGTATTTTTTACTGttcgtaacttttgtttagctttttgtcgtaatttttagCGTTAATCGTTCGTTCAGTCtttatcaaactttttttttttttttttgcttttggtcataatattTTATCTTCTAGACTCCACTCATCGAGAcggataattaatccaaaaagtGTAACGTAAATCCAGCAAAACTTAAAAAACCACAAACAAAGCACACAAAACGAAAGGAAAACACGCTTTGGACACAAGAAAAGCGAAGCATGGACTAAAAAAAACGCGGCTTTGTCATCATCGAGTGACGCAACAAAGTGCTACAAAGGCTACGGTCAGTTTTGGAAGTCTTCGTCAACTACTCTTTAAGATGTTCTTCACAAGTTCATGAGTGCAATATTCAAACACTTCGAACAAGAAAACATTTTCTCCAAAAACATTTTGACTCGAAACATCTTGCCGTAGAGATTATTCAATTCCTCTACGGCACACCTTGCTAAGGCTTCGTtccgtttatatatatatattttaaatatttgtttttttgttttatggaaCAAGTTATTCTCTTACAAATGAATCacattttaattcaaaaaataagtacttattttagttagttgAACACATCCTAAACAGTTTTGTGAAATCCCACATATTcgatatatatacaaaaatatgaagtatgtatatgtatgtatgtatatatatatatatatatatatatatatatatatatatatatatatatatatatatatatgaaaacgTCCGCTAGCTATTATGAACCTGAGTTATAACTTTTGAACCACGTGAAGCCCCACATCTTCGATATATAAAAAGACAAGAATTAGCAGGTCAACCGGTGCGGCTGTTAAGCGAACATAGTCAAAAGATTATAACTTTTGAGCCAGACATAACAATGTTTCCGTGTCAAAAGATTCCACAAAGAATTGATTGATCGATCGATCGAATCCAATTGTTTTAGTTCACCTCATATAGCCATATCAAAGTCTACGTGTTTTAAGGACAAATACACTTGCATGGGAAAATCTATAGTCCACTCAAACCTAGCTACTTTTCAATTGATAAGAAAGTACTAGAAAAAAACACTTTACACCCTCGCTCTCATTCCAATCGAGTccaattcctctctctctctctctctctctctctctctctctctctctatagatCTCTCAACAATTTGGAATTGTAGAGATATAATGATGATAAGAGCTAGCTTTTGGAAGTCTGCCATGGTGGTTGGATGTTGGCATGTAATTACTCATGTTGCTTCTCATGGTTGCTTTTCTTCAATTAAGATGCTCTCAATTTCAATCTCAATCCTTTTTTTACGATCCCGCTATTATTACTTTTCTCTTTCGCCAATTTTATAATCGgttcaaatgtttttgaaattcgATTTTGCCCAATGTTCACGTTTCTACTCACTCACAAGcacgcattatgtgacttaatgTCGGTTTACATTAGCATATTTAATTATTAACCCGATAAAAATGTTAGATGTAAGAATCCGTCGCGAAAAAAGATAGTAGAGAATCCTACGAGAAAAACCCAGCCTAAACCCTAGAAAAAGTACACATGAAATCCAGAACACGGATCTGCTCACTTTTGTAATACATTTAGGGGatgtttctactaacaaaaaaaggttaaagatttaacgcattttaccatctcgtttctactagcaaaaaaagaatattttatCACATcatttccattaacaaaaaagttgtcaacaaaagtTTTTTTACTACAGTAACTCACAAACTCATCAAcaaacttctcaaccacaaataaaaatttataaatttcttacTGCCAAAAACACCCCATTATACtactattccctccgtcccataaagtttTACATTTTCAGGAATGCATGGCATTTTTAAATTGTATCTGTactagtgtttgcccgtgcctacggcactatgcACCTCGGTTGAAATTGAAATTACCCTTTaaatcttgatagtggctcaaaacattatttcaatttgtGGGTAGCTAAAATTTTTTAGGTAGTTCCAAATTGCTGAAAATtaactcattttttttgaatggcgaagattttttttattgatataaaaaaaggATTACCCCACGACAATCATTTGCAACTCAGcacaaatttgataaaataaaaaaggaacagtacaaagcaaaaaaggaaaagagttttCAGATCACAACCCGACACAGAATGTGCATAAACCCAACTAAGAGATAGGAGAGCACAAACCAACTTGAAGTATTGATCCAAAATGAGCCCCTGTCTGCTTGAAGCATGAAAATGCCGAGCACCACCTAGAAATTAGTACAGCATCCAAAATCAGTATTGATCCAAGCTATCAGGGTATTGTCCATAAGCCATAGCAACCAAGCATTTTGGTACTGAATCATGTAAACACTATTAGGTGTCCTAGAGATAAAAAAGGTTCATAAAAGTCTGAGGTACACCGAAATGAGAAGCTACAATAAATATGACAGTTCAAGTGTCGGCCTTCAAAAGAAATCACCTCAAGAAGGGAATCATTGAGCTACGGTCTCCaaacaaaagcccaaaaaattataagaaaaaaaactcatcgAACCACCATATAAGCAACCCACcgaaataaatagaatttgtcaATCTTTCTTATCAACTCAGGCCAAGAATGTAAGAGCACTAAAACCATCAAGGAAGAAGAATTATTGGTAATCATTAAAGCAAAATTGGTCCCCATACAACATTGTACAGTTCCACAGCATCAACCAAAAGTTATAATGTATAAGAAAGGTGTGAAGATTATTACTCGAAACAGCTGACCTGTCAACTTGTATATGCAAAAATAGGCTTCTTGACCACAATTTAAGGGAACAAATGGAAAAAGACTATTGGATCAAGTGAATCCGAGCCTCAGGGTCCCTACACTTCCCGTGATTTCtttccaaaactattttctgttttttctcgAGGCCTATTTGCTTAATTGGCTTAAGAATACTTCTCTTGCACCAGAATTGCCAGTAAgtactgatcaaaaaaataatgctggtaggtcttttttcctttgagtTCTGCTTTTCGTCTATAATTTGCTgtttatttcatttcattttgttttttttcaaaagggatGGGAAAAAATGACTGAATGGAAAAAAAGAGCCTATAAGTTGGGGAGTTTTGAATGATGTTTGGAATTTGAATagctcataaattttttttgcttttgtttccttGGCTTTTTTTAAGATGTCTGAATAGAGTTCATTCTATTTCTatcatgcattttaacaaacacctTGAAAGCAAACGTTTACCATAGGTGATTAATAAGAAATCAAAAACTCAGCAATAATTGCaaacttcaaaatagaaaaGGGTACTAGACGAATAAAACATTGAACTtacaaaggagagagagaggacgatggtgatggaggtggtgccttgagagagagagagagagagagagagagagaggaattctGGCCTGGGGGTTTCAAAAGACGAAGTACGGTGAATACGTTTTGGAATGTGGTGGCGAGGCATGTATGGCAGTTGTATAATTAGCTTTAAAATGTGGGCCCTTTAATGAAATGGGCTCTTTAATGAGATGAGGAGAATGCCTCTCTgcccttggatcaaatcaatCCTAGccattccaacaacttgtcctcaCAAACttatgttttataatagagatttcaattcataatgttttaggcgattttttgaattttctttaatagaacaaattaaaatctattaaataaaattcatattgcttataaaaaacattacgaattactcgtaaaaaatatagtttaatttttttataaaaataaaatattttttttcatcagcGAAATAAAATATTGAAAGCGTCAAACTTTATGACGGGATggagagtatatatatatatattccacaTCTGATACCTTTCTTTATGTGCAGGATCACATTTTTCCTACTTCTTACGGAATTCGGGCAGGTGTCACGATCACTAACCACAGCACGGACGGTTGGTACCTCCACTCGTCTAGAATCTCTTTTATCACAATTTACGCGTTTTGTGGGCCTCAAAAGTATGCACCAGAACCAAACAACGCGTATAACTTCCTTTAATGATGATAATGAAAAACACCCTGTACTAACTGCCAActataaaaaaatgatttacaaGTTGGGAAAAATCTTTGTTTACGGATCATTTAGTAAAGAAGATTTACGATGCTAAATCGGACACATTCAAATCCAAAAGCATTTTAAACAATTtgggattgaaaatcaattgtgaATGGTAGCAATTATTTTTATCGGTCAAAATTAGAAATACATCACAGCCATTTTTTGCGTCAATAGACGTTTGAGATTGTGCGAAATCGTGAGTAAATTATTAATAGGTTtctctcttttaaaaaaaaaaacctagcaagCATAATAACAATTCTCTCCCTTATAACAAACAACAACAGGAATGCTACAAACACTAGCCTCTTTGTTCTTTaccctctcgctctctctctctctctctctcctcttcgtaTTCCTCTACTTCATTAAACCATCacaaggaggaggaagaggaggagaaagatGATGTTGATGGCAATTGGAGTACTGTCACTTCTCTTTGTATTTGGCCTTTTCCACACTCTCCTCCACTCTCAAACAACGAAGCTCGTCGCGTGGTCTCGATCCTCGCTGAAGAAGGTATTTTCGTCGCAACGCGTTGTCCCCAGTCCGACCGACAGCGAGGAGATCGTAAGGAGCGGGACGTCCCACAGGAAGGCGGAGGCCGAGCTGAGGAAAGTCTTCGCCACCTTTGACAAGAACAAGGACGGCTTCATAACGAAGCAGGAGCTCAGGGAGTCGATGAGGAACGTCGGGGTGGACATGTCGGAGGCGGAGGCCGCGGAGATGGTCGAGAAGGTGGATTCGAACAGGGACGGGCTGATCGATTTCGACGAGTTCTGCGAGCTGTTCGACTCGATGGCAGGCGGGGATCGGGCGGCGGGCGAGGGTCGCGGAGAGGAGGCcggggagggaggaggagggggagaggGGGATTTCATGAAGGAGGCTTTCGATGTATTTGATGGGGACAGGGATGGGCTGATAACGGTGGAGGAGTTGGGGTTGGTGCTGAGTTCTCTGGGGATGAAGGAAGGGGAGAGGTTGGAGAATTGTAAAGAGATGATTAGGAAAGTTGATGTGGATGGAGATGGCATGGTTAATTTTGATGAGTTCAAAGAGATGATGAAaactggtggtggtgggaggcTTGTTGCAGTTTCctaacccctctctctctttctctccaaaaatCTCAGCAGCCCATTTCAAGTTCTGTCTTTCCAAAAACCCCATTTTAGAgattgttcggctaaataaattatttggcttattttttttattcaaattttttcaatttttaaattttttgaagattattgtttctttatgacaagaggaatctagaaagtaaaaaattaagatcgaaatttaatttttttttgaataaagacgaaaaaaattgacttattggcttatttttgtctttattcaaaaaaattagattttgatcgtaattttttactttttagaattctctcgtcataacgaaacaataatctccaaaaatttaacaaatgcgaaaacaatttgaataagaacaaaaaaaataagacactTTGCTTATTTATCCGAACAACCCAGTTCTTCTGCTCTCTCTTTATAACTAGCTAGTTGTCGGACCAGCTTCCACATATTTCGATTAATCTCATACTTTACCAgctgtgaataagttattcacgaAGGCGttcaatctcagccgtccaaaaatgttttggatgaTCCGGATTAAAAACGTCCACTGACGGTAATAGATGATTTTTAATCTGGATCgtctcaaaatacttttggacgattGAGATTAAGCTCCGTAAAACTTATTCATGactcctccgtgaataagtttttctcattttacGATCAATGGTAGGATAAACGTTCAGTGGCTCCCACTAGATGGGAGGCTTAGGTTGTCTCTTTGTACATATAACATGGGGAATCTTGTATTCCTCATCACAAAATGTGTTCTTAATTAGCAATCCATGACAGTTGAATTAGTAGATGCGACGAACGAGTTGTGGTGTTTTACAGATGGAAAGGCGTACGGGAATTCGCACCGACATCACAAGGAGAAGAAAGTCATTACGCTGATGGatcaatcttttcttttcagcGGGGTCAGCTATGGCTTAAGTCCGAATATTTCTAGATTGGGTGGGTTTTCCAGTTGATCGGGGCCGGGGGTTGCTGCCCACTCTTTCTACCGAGGAAAAAACATCAcaaggagagaaagaaaagtctttttttttttttttttaatgttcttttttttttttttcggtcaaacgAAAATTCTGAAGTGTTCTCTTTTGTTTGATTGTGTCAAAGGTTTTGTACTTAGAATGTATATATTGGTTTGCTGTTGTATCTTCCAACAAAAATACCTGTGCAAAATATGTAAAGCCAGCCCTTTGAAAAATAATGGAACATGtacaaattaactacaaaaGAATACTTGCCAAGGAAACAACAATTCAGAACTCTAAAGGAGCCAGGCAAGGCTAATTGTTAGGAACCCCCAAAGTTGTTCTTGCACGTGTGGTACTCGATCCTGGTCAATGAGTTATCGCAACACACTATGGTCGTCATTCTTTATCTTCCGATAACCTaacaaatttttatgtttttttttgaacggcaaaaaagaagaatatgttcattaaatgtaacgGACACAAGAGATTAAAGGAATAAGAGAAACGGCATCATAACGAGAGAAAAACATCCCAACGACCATCGACAAAATTTTATACATGTTGATGCCCCACCCGTGAAATTTATCActtcttactttgttttgttgGGAGTACGTACCGACCTACAGTGTGAAAATATCATGTATACTTGAGCAGATAGTCTCTTCCTTGTAAACCAAAATATTGAGGCCCAAatattgagaaatttttgggtaccggGTGGATTCCACGCGGCCATGCTCAAGTGGTGTCCGAGCAGCCTatctgagctgtccaaaagtgtgttggacagctcagattgaaaccctctctcctctctccccaccactctctcatctcttctttcatttttttctctccaaatccgagccgttaaAAACCGAAATAGATGCCCCGGATGCACCgaacggacaccacgtggtacccatccGGCACCGAAAATTTTCTCCCAAATATCAAATACCTCCGCCAAGGCCCCTCTACCAAGTAGACTTTCCTTTTGTAAGCCAAATCAAGTAATCTGGTACGTTTTCCACGTTTATAGGAGTACATCTGTCTTGTTGCTTTACGTCTGTATATATTATTTAGTAGTCTGAAAGCACTACGTATCACTGATGCATCGGATCACTCCGTACATTCTTGTAGGATTCATGATTAAGTATATGGACTTCATGTAAATATGTGGTTCTGAAATAATCCAGAACATCATGTGGCGGTACTTTCAAACTACTACTGAATAAGTACTCTTGTTTTATATATAAAcactttgatttgtttttttttaaggagaatAAGAGGATAATTTCACTTACTAATTCACCTAGACAATTGCTAACTCTTTGACTTGCTATAAACTAGGTTCCCTTGACACTCCTCTGCACAAGGATGAGAGGTCAATGACCATGAGTTTCTCCCTTTGAAAATTATGCGGATATGCGTAACCACATGTAACAGGCTCGGTCATGGGGGTGTTTGGTGAGGTCATTTAtgcattttcacattttcatttttccatttgcttgtttggttcttcattttcaaaccTCATTTCTCCCAAAACTCATTCACTCATTTTCACGAAAGAAGCGAGAATGGAAAAGGAGGTTGGGaggtcattttcccatttttggcttttcccattttccgttgaattaccaaaatacccaaacCACTCTAGCTAATTACCAATTTTGCCCCCCCTTTATTTCCCAGGTTTACACCACCTCTCACAGAATCTGCTTTTGGTTCTAGCTAACCATGGTTCTATGATACTTGACAGAACTGCTTTCAGGTGTGAAACATTTTGCTTGTGGAGCTTGAAAAAAGCCTTAGTTTCGTGTTTGTGCTGAGAATAAACCAAAACAGTTCTTATATGTccacatttgaaaaaaaaataaaaataaaatagctaagctaaaaacatttgaaaaaggTCATCAGTTTCATGTTTTCAGTTTATTGGCCTTTGACTGtaaaaacaataataaaggccaaggacaatttggtaaaaaattaattcataatttattttcatcaattatctaccaaacactaatactgttcaaaaatatattctgcacatatcttTCAAACACTCTTACCATACTCAAAACACATTCCGATCATAATctaaaaagctgaaaatgaaaagccaaaaagtaggctcccaaacatCCCTATGTATAACATCAGCAATAGCTTCTGAACAAACCTCTCTCTAACAAAAGTGGGACATTGATCCAGTACTTCCACATGCTTCGTTTTGGCGTGGAATATTGGATTGGAAGCCATAGACAGAAATAGCAGATATATTACCGAAGCCGTCCCACATCCTAGCTATATTAACAAGAGTCTTATATATACTTTGCCTAAGCTTGTATTTTTCGACACTAACATGTAGAGGGTATGGAGGGTTCATAGGGGGTTAACTGGTTAAGAATACAGCCCACGGTCAAACCAACCCGCCACCACACAACTGATCGATCACTTGCCCAACTACtactgcaaaaaagaaaaatgcaagAGATTAACAACAAAAACTTCTATTGCAATTAGGTTCTTTTGATACGTATGCTGTGGGGCTCCGATGAATCTGGTTCACTCCTTCCTGGACCGTGGTTTGATTGAGAATGGCTCCTAACTTACACCTAGCCTGCACAAGAAAGCACGACTAAAAGACCACAATGGAGAATCTCCGGAATGACCCTTCGGTGCAAGGATGAGTACAATTGCTCAGAGATGAAAGCCAATAACTAGGGTTTTAGAGCATATGAGAATGTACCTCTCTAGGGTTGGCATAATGGGGTATCTataggggaaaatgacggcccaggacatgttttgataattaatactctccaaggacatgctaagaacaattattaatgctgaaaacgtccttggcgggtattaattatcaaaacatgtcattgactgtcattttccctatcTATAGGACAATCCTTAGCTTGGCTTCCAAGATTGTACATGTGCTTGTCACGCGTCGGTTGACGTCACCCTTCC contains the following coding sequences:
- the LOC131300335 gene encoding calmodulin-like protein 3 — translated: MMLMAIGVLSLLFVFGLFHTLLHSQTTKLVAWSRSSLKKVFSSQRVVPSPTDSEEIVRSGTSHRKAEAELRKVFATFDKNKDGFITKQELRESMRNVGVDMSEAEAAEMVEKVDSNRDGLIDFDEFCELFDSMAGGDRAAGEGRGEEAGEGGGGGEGDFMKEAFDVFDGDRDGLITVEELGLVLSSLGMKEGERLENCKEMIRKVDVDGDGMVNFDEFKEMMKTGGGGRLVAVS